From Cannabis sativa cultivar Pink pepper isolate KNU-18-1 chromosome 8, ASM2916894v1, whole genome shotgun sequence, a single genomic window includes:
- the LOC115698749 gene encoding transcription elongation factor SPT6 homolog, which translates to MGKAVVSDEEDEVELDEEDREPVDGDGGHDRDDDEEDEDDEEGQDEYEKDGFIVDDVDEEEPDEEEDRVDSDEERQKKKKRKKKEEYTLDEDDYELLEYNNVIPRRKDKKFKRLKKAQRQNAAESSGFSDEEEFDGSGKVGRTAEEKLKRSLFGDDEGALLEDIAEEEEPVEEEDDGEIGDDDEMADFIVDEEFDESGVPMRQRKLKRKKSRQASGVSSSALQEAHEIFGDVDELLQLRKQGLDSGEWKERRLEDEFEPIVLSEKYMTEKDDQIRELDVPERMQVSEESTGSPPLDEISIMAESTWIHKQLTSGVMPLFGETHGQDLSVNRDDIIRFLDLHHVQKLDIPFIAMYRKEECLSLLKDPDDDNQDTERTPSLKWHKVLWAIQDLDRKWLLLQKRKSALQLYYNKRFEEESRRVYDERKLAFNQPIFESIMNALKAAASEREVDDVDSKFNLHFPAGEVGADEGQYKRPKRKSLYSVCSKAGLYDVASKFGYSSEQFGLQLSLERMRMDELEDARETPEEMASTYTCAMFESPQAVLKGARHMAAVEISCEPCVRKYVRANYLDNVVISTCPTADGKVAIDSFHQFSGVKWLREKPLTSFKDAQWLLIQKAEEEKLLQVTIKLPEEKLNKLINDFNEYYLSDGVSKSAQLWNEQRKLILQDALFTFLLPSMEKEARALLTSRAKNWLLMEYGKLLWNKVSVGPYQRKENDMNSDDEAAPRVMACCWGPGKPATTFVMLDSAGEVLDVLYTGSLTLRSQNVTDQQRKKNDQERVLKFMTDHQPHVVVLGAVNLSCTRLKDDIYEIIFKMVEENPRDVGHDMDGLSIVYGDESLPRLYENSRVSSDQLPGQSGIVKRAVALGRFLQNPLAMVSTLCGPGKEILSWKLNPLETFLTTDEKYGMVEQVMVDVTNQVGLDINLAIGHEWLFAPLQFVSGLGPRKAASLQRSLVRAATILTRKDFLTAHGLGKKVFVNAVGFLRVRCSGMASSSQFIDLLDDTRIHPESYALAQELAKDVYDEDGANDDDDAMEMAIEHVRHQPTILKTLAVEEYAKSKNRENKIETFYDIKRELMHGFQDWRKQYEEPSQDEEFYMISGETEDTLAEGRIVQATIRRVQAQKAICVLDSGLTGMLMKEDYSDDGRDISELSDRLHEGDILTCKIKSIQKNRYQVFLISKESEMRNNRYQNAGDLDPYYHEDRSNLQSEQEKARKEKELAKKLFKPRMIVHPRFQNITADEAMQFLSDKDPGESVIRPSSRGPSFLTLTLKVYDGVYAHKDIVEGGKEHKDITSLLRIGKTLKIGEDNFEDLDEVMDRYVDPLVGHLKTMLSYRKFKKGAKAEVDELLKIEKAEHPMRIVYCFGISHEHPGTFILTYIRSSNPHHEYIGLYPKGFKFRKRMFEDIDRLVAYFQRHIDDPQHDSAPSIRSVAAMVPMRSPAAGGSSGTSVGSGWGGSSNEGGRRGHSFDRERSSTPGSRTDRNDFRNGGSRGGGGHPSGVPRPYGGRGRGRGSYDSRGNSSNNERQESGYDAPKWDSAAKDGDDGWSSGGGNSWGGGANDSDNGQWSSGRGRDAGGATGGWGSGPKKSSTQSESGNGWSGSGGGW; encoded by the exons ATGAGGTCGAACTCGACGAGGAAGACAGGGAGCCTGTTGATGGCGACGGAGGTCATGATCGAGACGACGATGAAGAGGATGAGGATGACG AAGAAGGACAAGATGAATATGAAAAGGATGGTTTTATAGtagatgatgttgatgaagaAGAACCAGATGAAGAGGAAGATAGGGTGGATAGTGATGAGGAGAgacagaaaaagaagaaaagaaagaaaaa AGAGGAGTACACCCTTGATGAAGATGATTATGAGCTTCTTGAGTATAACAATGTCATACCTCGCAGGAAG GATAAAAAGTTTAAACGGCTTAAAAAAGCTCAGAGGCAAAATGCTGCGGAGTCTTCCGGTTTTTCTGATGAGGAGGAATTTGATGGAAGTGGTAAAGTTGGACGAACTGCAGAGGAGAAGCTTAAGCGCAGTTTATTTGGCGACGATGAAg GTGCTTTGCTTGAGGACATTGCTGAAGAGGAGGAACCAGTGGAAGAGGAAGATGATGGAGAAATTGGTGACGATGATGAAATGGCAGACTTCATTGTAGATGAAGAATTTGATGAAAGTGGAGTTCCTATGAG ACAGAGGAAGTTGAAGAGAAAGAAATCTCGGCAGGCATCGGGTGTTTCCTCATCTGCTTTGcaggaagctcatgaaatattTGGTGATGTTGATGAATTGTTACAACTTAGAAAACAGGGACTGGATTCTGGTGAATGGAAGGAAAGGAGACTTGAAGATGAATTTGAACCAATTGTTCTATCTGAAAAGTATATGACAGAGAAGGACGACCAGATTCGGGAGCTTGATGTTCCAGAAAGAATGCAG GTTTCTGAGGAAAGCACTGGTTCTCCTCCTCTGGATGAAATTAGTATTATGGCTGAGAGTACCTGGATACATAAGCAACTTACATCTGGTGTGATGCCTTTGTTTGGTGAGACTCATGGCCAGGATTTATCTGTAAACAGGGATGACATCATCAGATTTTTGGACCTTCATCATGTGCAGAAGTTGGAT ATACCTTTTATTGCTATGTATCGAAAAGAGGAGTGTCTAAGCTTGTTGAAGGATCCTGATGATGACAATCAAGATACTGAAAGAACTCCTAGTCTGAAGTGGCATAAG GTGCTCTGGGCAATTCAGGACCTGGACAGAAAGTGGTTGCTTCTTCAGAAACGAAAGAGTGCTCTCCAATTATACTACAATAAGCGGTTTGAGGAGGAATCTCGACGTGTTTATGATGAGAGAAAGCTTGCCTTCAATCAGCCCATTTTTGAGTCAATTATGAATGCACTTAAAGCTGCAGCATCAGAAAGAGAAGTTGATGATGTTGACTCGAAGTTTAACTTGCATTTCCCAGCTGGTGAGGTTGGTGCCGATGAAGGGCAATATAAGCGGCCCAAAAGGAAATCACTGTATAGTGTTTGCAGTAAGGCTGGCTTGTATGATGTTGCAAGCAAGTTTGGGTACAGCTCTGAGCAATTTGGATTGCAGTTATCATTGGAAAGGATG AGGATGGATGAATTGGAGGATGCCAGGGAAACACCAGAGGAGATGGCTTCTACATATACTTGTGCCATGTTTGAGTCACCTCAAGCTGTTCTCAAAGGAGCTAGGCATATG GCAGCTGTTGAGATAAGTTGTGAGCCGTGTGTCAGGAAGTATGTTAGAGCCAATTACTTGGATAATGTTGTGATATCAACTTGCCCAACAGCTGATGGCAAAGTTGCAATAGATTCTTTTCATCAGTTTTCTGGAGTTAAGTGGCTGCGTGAAAAGCCACTAACTAGTTTTAAGGATGCACAGTGGCTCCTCATCCAGAAAGCTGAAGAGGAAAAGCTTCTTCAAGTGACTATTAAGCTGCCAGAGGAGAAACTAAATAAGTTGATAAATGACTTCAATGAGTACTATCTTAGTGATGGTGTTAGTAAGTCTGCTCAACTGTGGAATGAGCAGCGAAAGTTGATATTGCAGGATGCTCTTTTTACTTTTCTCCTCCCTTCCATGGAGAAAGAAGCAAGAGCCTTGCTGACTAGTAGAGCCAAGAACTGGTTGCTAATGGAATATGGAAAGCTTTTGTGGAACAAAGTTTCAGTGGGACCATATCAAAGGAAGGAGAATGACATGAACTCTGATGATGAAGCTGCACCAAGGGTCATGGCTTGCTGTTGGGGTCCAGGAAAACCAGCCACCACATTTGTGATGCTCGATTCAGCTGGAGAGGTGCTAGACGTTCTGTATACTGGCTCCCTCACCTTACGGTCTCAAAATGTAACTGATCAGCAACGGAAGAAAAATGATCAAGAACGGGTTTTAAAGTTTATGACAGACCATCAACCTCATGTTGTTGTTCTAGGGGCTGTTAATTTGTCTTGTACCCGCCTGAAGGATGATATTTATGAG ATTATCTTTAAGATGGTGGAAGAAAACCCAAGGGATGTTGGGCATGACATGGACGGCCTAAGCATTGTGTATGGAGATGAATCCTTGCCTCGTTTGTACGAAAATTCTCGGGTTTCATCTGATCAGCTACCTGGACAATCAG GCATTGTTAAACGGGCTGTAGCCCTAGGAAGATTTCTTCAAAACCCACTGGCCATGGTATCCACACTATGCGGACCTGGAAAGGAAATTTTGTCTTGGAAACTTAATCCCTTGGAAACCTTTCTTACCACTGATGAGAAATACGGAATGGTTGAACAGGTCATGGTAGATGTTACAAACCAGGTGGGCCTTGACATAAATTTAGCTATAGGCCATGAATGGTTATTTGCTCCGTTGCAATTTGTTTCTGGGCTTGGACCCAGGAAGGCTGCATCTCTTCAAAGGTCTTTGGTAAGAGCTGCGACAATATTGACTAGAAAGGACTTTTTGACAGCCCATGGGCTCGGTAAAAAGGTGTTTGTCAATGCAGTTGGTTTTTTGCGTGTTCGGTGCAGCGGGATGGCTAGCAGCAGTCAATTCATTGATTTGTTAGATGATACAAGAATACATCCAGAATCCTATGCCCTTGCACAAGAGTTGGCTAAAGATGTTTATGATGAAGATGGTgcaaatgatgatgatgatgcaatGGAGATGGCAATAGAGCATGTTAGACATCAGCCTACTATTTTAAAAACTCTAGCAGTTGAGGAATATGCTAAAAGCAAGAACCGGGAGAATAAGATAGAAACATTTTATGATATTAAGAGGGAATTAATGCACGGCTTTCAGGACTGGCGTAAACAATATGAAGAGCCAAGTCAGGATGAAGAGTTCTATATGATCTCAGGTGAAACAGAAGATACTCTTGCTGAGGGGAGAATTGTTCAAGCCACAATCCGTAGGGTTCAAGCTCAAAAGGCTATCTGTGTTCTTGATTCTGGGTTGACTGGGATGCTTATGAAAGAAGATTATTCGGATGACGGGAGAGATATCTCTGAGTTATCTGACAGATTGCATGAAGGTGACATTCTCACTTGCAAGATTAAATCTATTCAGAAGAATAGGTATCAGGTTTTCCTAATTTctaaagagagtgaaatgagaAACAATCGATATCAGAATGCTGGGGACCTTGATCCATATTACCATGAAGATCGAAGCAATCTGCAAAGTGAGCAAGAAAAAGCTCGTAAAGAAAAAGAACTAGCAAAGAAGCTTTTTAAGCCCAGAATGATTGTTCATCCACGTTTTCAGAATATAACTGCAGATGAAGCAATGCAG TTTTTGTCTGATAAGGATCCTGGTGAAAGTGTTATCCGTCCTAGTTCACGTGGACCTTCATTCTTAACATTGACTTTGAAAGTTTATGATGGAGTTTATGCTCACAAAGACATTGTTGAAGGTGGCAAGGAGCACAAGGACATCACCAGCTTACTCCGTATAGGAAAGACATTGAAAATTGGGGAGGACAATTTTGAAGATCTGGATGAG GTAATGGATCGATATGTTGATCCTTTGGTGGGTCATCTGAAGACAATGCTAAGTTACCGTAAGTTTAAGAAAGGTGCAAAAGCAGAAGTTGATGAACTCTTGAAAATTGAGAAAGCAGAGCATCCTATGAGGATAGTTTATTGCTTTGGCATATCCCATGAACATCCTGGCACTTTCATTCTGACTTACATACGAAGTTCAAATCCACACCATGAGTATATTGGTCTCTATCCAAAAGGGTTCAAGTTCAGAAAAAGGATGTTTGAGGACATTGATCGCCTTGTAGCATATTTTCAGCGGCATATCGATGATCCTCAGCATGATTCAGCACCATCAATTAGATCAGTTGCTGCTATGGTGCCGATGCGAAGTCCTGCAGCTGGGGGCTCTTCGGGGACGTCTGTTGGCAGTGGCTGGGGTGGTTCATCAAACGAGGGTGGACGGAGAGGTCATTCTTTTGACAGGGAACGTTCTTCTACTCCGGGTTCAAGAACAG ACCGCAATGACTTTAGAAATGGTGGTAGTCGAGGTGGAGGTGGACACCCAAGTGGGGTGCCTAGGCCATATGGTGGGCGTGGCCGTGGGCGAGGTTCATACGACAGTAGAGGGAATAGCTCCAACAATGAAAGACAGGAGTCTGGTTATGATGCTCCCAAATGGGATTCAGCTGCCAAAGATGGAGATGATGGTTGGAGCAGTGGTGGTGGAAATAGTTGGGGTGGTGGGGCCAATGACAGTGATAATGGACAATGGAGCAGTGGAAGAGGAAGGGATGCTGGTGGAGCCACAGGGGGGTGGGGTTCGGGCCCCAAAAAGAGTTCAACCCAGTCTGAAAGCGGGAATGGATGGTCTGGCAGTGGAGGTGGTTGGTGA